One genomic window of Nicotiana sylvestris chromosome 10, ASM39365v2, whole genome shotgun sequence includes the following:
- the LOC138879023 gene encoding uncharacterized mitochondrial protein AtMg00810-like has translation MLSCKVISMKKYTWNYLKVLEDRGAEGSNANLIIEAKHALHQKFKLKDLGELKYFLGIEVLRSKSSIILNRRKYVLELISDIGLSGAKPVITPMETNLRLTTVEFDKATDIMGDVAMQDPTLYRKLIGKLMYVTITRPDISYVIQTLNQFMQHPKRSHWEVALRVVRYLKNAPSQGVWLKAGAATELSCWCDSDWAACSNTRRSVTGYAIKF, from the exons ATGCTTTCTTGCAAGGTGATCTCTATGAAGAAGTATACATGGAACTACCTGAAGGTTTTAGAAGACAGGGGAGCTGAAG GTAGTAATGCAAACTTGATCATTGAAGCCAAGCATGCGCTCCATCAGAAATTCAAGCTAAAGGATTTAGGGGAACTCAAATACTTCTTGGGCATTGAGGTCCTTAGATCAAAATCTAGCATCATATTAAATCGAAGAAAATATGTACTTGAGCTAATCTCTGATATCGGCCTCAGTGGAGCCAAACCTGTAATCACTCCTATGGAAACCAATCTGAGGTTAACCACAGTGGAGTTTGACAAGGCCACTGACATTATGGGAGATGTAGCAATGCAGGACCCTACTTTGTACCGAAAGCTGATTGGCAAGCTTATGTATGTTACAATTACAAGGCCAGACATAAGTTATGTTATTCAAACCTTGAACCAATTCATGCAACATCCTAAGAGATCACACTGGGAAGTTGCACTTCGAGTGGTCAGATACTTAAAAAATGCTCCAAGTCAAGGTGTGTGGCTGAAAGCTGGGGCTGCAACTGAGTTAAGTTGTTGGTGTGATTCAGACTGGGCAGCATGCTCAAATACCCGCAGATCAGTCACAGGTTATGCAATCAAATTTTGA